The Hordeum vulgare subsp. vulgare chromosome 7H, MorexV3_pseudomolecules_assembly, whole genome shotgun sequence DNA window taagtgacaagatatgaccatcatcttgtgcttcttgatctccatcaccaaagcaccgacatgatcttatcgtcaccgacgccacaccatgatctccatcatcatgatctccatcaacgtgtcgccatcaaggttgtcttgctatctatgctattaaaactaaagctacgacctagcaatatagtaaactcaTCTGCAAACacgaaacgttagtttaaagacaaccctatggctcctgccggttgccttaGCATCGACGTgccagtcaatattaactattacaacatgatcatctcatacatccaatatatcacatcacgtcattggccatatcatatcacaagcataccctgcaaaaacaagttaggcgtcctctaatttgttgttgcatgtttgacgtggctgctatgggtatctagtatgatcgcatcttacttacgcaaaaaccacaacggagatatgcaaattgctatttaacctctccaaggaccgcctcggtcaaaactaattcaactaaagttgaagaaacatgcacccaccagtcatctttatgcaacgaggttgcatgtcaatcgatgaaaccagcctctcataagcgtacgacttatgtcggtccgggccgcttcaatccaaaataccacagaatcaagaaaagactaaggagggcagcaaatcgaacatcaccgtccacaaaaccttttgtgttctactcgagataacatctacgcatgaacctagctcatgatgccacttatggggaacgttgcatgggaaacaaaaatttcctacgcacacgaagacctatcatggtgatgtccatctacgagtggatattagatctgcgtacccttgtagatcgcacagcgggaagcgttaagaaacgcgattgatgtagtggaacgtcttcacgtccctcgaaccgtcctgcaatccgtcccacgatccgttccgatctagcgccgaacagacgacacctccgcgtgcaacacacgtacagctcgacgatgatctcgaccttcttgatatagcaagtgatacgtctcaaacatatctataatttttgatggtttcacgctgttatcttgtcatctttggatgttttatgtatcttttatatcttttttgggactaacttattaattcagtgccaagtgccagttcctgtttttctatgtttttggctcttttcagatctgattttggaacggagtccaaacggaataaaatacccgaaatgattttttcccgaacgaaagaagatcaggaggcttgagggccaagcaagtgggcccctgggagcccacaagcccccactccgccaccaggggaggcggcggtggcaggacttgtggcctccctggccgcccctgacctagatctttggcctatatattccctaaaatacagcaaaaaatcaggggagcctcgaaaatacttttctgccgccgcaagcttccgtttccgcgagatctcatctggagacccttcccggcaccctgtcggaggggactttggagttggagggcttcttcatcatcatcatcgcccctccaatgactcgtgagtagttcacttcagacctacgggtccgtagttagtagctagatgacttcttctctctcttggatcttcaatacaaagttatccatgatcttcatggagatctatccgatgtaagcttctttggcggtgtgtttgtcgagatccgatgaattgtggatttgtgatcagattatctatgatatatatttgagtctttgctgatttcttatatgcatgatttgatatccttgttagtctctccgagtcttgggttttgtttggccaactagatctatgattcttgcaatgggagaagtgcttggttttgggttctaccatgtggtgacctttcgcagtgacagtaggggcagcaaggcacacattaagtagttgccatcaagggtaacaagatgggctctatcgttgatatgagattgtccatctacatcatatcatcttgcttaaggcgttactctgttcttttggacttaatacactagatgcatgctggatagcggtcgacgtgtggagtaatagtagtagatgcagaaagtatcggtctacttgttttgaacgtgatgcctatatatataatcattgccatagatatcgtcacgactttgcgcggttctatcaactgctcgacagtaatttattcactcaccgtctacttgctttcatgagagaagccactagtaaacactacggcccccgggtctattcacatccatcgtttacacctccgcttttactttgctttgttactttgttgctttcagttctcacttggcgaacaatctataagggattgacaaccccttcatagcgttgggagcaagcttttgtgtttgtgcaggatctctcctccactggattgataccttggttctcaaactgagggaaatacttaccaccgctgtgctacatcaccctttctgcttcgagggaacaccaacgcaaggctccatagccgtagcagaaggattcctggtgccatcgacccgactattcctgtcgccattgccggggaagcacagctgacatcagaagtatttctgacgccattgccggggaggagagatcaagatctatccaagtaggtctcacaaactcatctcttgcatttacttttgttgccagttgcctctcgttttcctctcccccacttcacatttgccgttttcatttgcctttctccttcgtcgttttcttttgcctttgtcgtttccctttgccggttttcttgcttgcgtgtgtgcttgtttgtttgttgaagtcatcatggctgaaaacaccaaactttgcgacttatcgagcaataataataatgatttcattagtactccgattgctcccgccactagtgcggaatcgtatgaaatcaacgcagctttgctgaatcttgttatgaaagagcaattctccggccttccttgtgaagatgtcgtatcccatctcaataccttcattgagctttgtgatatgcaaaagaaaagagatgtggataatgacgtgattaagttgaaactttgtcCTTTCTCgtcgcgagatcgcgcaaaaacttggttttcttctttgcctaaaaatagtatcaattcttgggataagtgcaaagatgcttacatatccaagtattttccgccggctaagatcatctccttacgtaacgatatcatgaatttcaagcaacttgatcatgaacacgttgcacaatcttgggagaggatgaagcttatgattagaaattgtcccgctcatggcttgagtttgtgaatgattatacaaatcttttacgctggcttgaatttcgcttctcgcaatatcttggactccgcctcaggtggaacgttcatggaaatcacgttaggagacgctacaaaactcctagacaatatcatgaccaattactctagtggcatactgaaaggtcacctgctagcaaaaaggtgcacgctatagaagagattaactcgcttagtgctaagatggacgagttgatgaatttggttgctagtagaaacactactgtagatcctaatgacatgccactatcttctttgattgatagtagcaacgctagtttggacgtgaatttttttggtaggaacaattttggcaacaacaatgcttttagaggaaactatgttcctaggccttttcctagtaactcctctaacaattatggcaattcctacaacaacacttatggaaatcacaaaaaattaccctctgatttagagagtaatatcaaagagttcatcaactctcaaaagattttcaatgcgtccatagaggaaaaactactcaaaacagacgatttggctaagagcgttgataggatgtcttgtgaaattgatgctttgaaagttagatgtgctcctcccaaggtcaacttggatgaaactttgaaagctatgcgtgtctccatgaatgagagcaaagaaagaaccgcccaaattcgcgctagccatgaatggtttaaaagggtgcgttctagtgatgcaaatcacgaagtgtgtctcctcttgaatcttttttttcgcgtgtcaaacctatttacggaggggctggatatgaatccactttggttgaaaaatgccccaatgattcggagtccacctatcttgatgataagggtgtggagagtggagtagaagaagtcaaaattttgggtagtaatgaaactcccattttggatttcaaggaattcaattatgataattgctccttgtttgaatacatttctttgatgcaatccattgcaaactctccacatgcttatagccaaagcaaagcctttaccgcgcatatcgtagatgctatgatgaaatctcttcaagagaagatcgaactagaagtctctatacctagaaaacttcataatgagtgggaacctactatcagaatcaagataaaaaactatgagtgcaatgctttgtgtgatttgggtgctagtttttctgcgattccaaagtctttatgtgatattcttggttttcatgagattgaagagtgttctcttaatttgcatcttgcggattctactgtcaaaaaacccatgggaaggatcgatgatgttcttattgttgcaaatacgaactatgtacccatggatttcattgtacttgacatagattgcaatccttcatgtcccattattcttggtagacctttcctaaggactattggtgctatcatcgatatgaaggaagggaatattagatttcaacttcctttaaagaagggcatggagcactttcctagaaagaaaataagattgccttatgaatctatgatgagggctacctatggtttgagcaccaaagacgaagaattagatgagttctccggcagcgtgacggtgctccggtggtggtaatgatctattcctgcagggctctgcccgagctccgcagaaatccgatctagaggtaaaactatgtggaatagccttgagttgcacgtggcaaagttgtgtctcaaaaagccctaaaccaccactatatataggaggaagtgggaggggctagccttggggcacaaggcctcaaggtgcgtcggccgccaggaggaggaggactcctcctccaattcggtttgggaaggaggagtcctcctcttccttcccacctccctctttccttttgttcttcttttctattcgtattttcttatgtggcgccatagccctcttgggctgactctacCAGCCtaataaggacttgtggcgccaccctagggccttgggctcactcccgggtgggtgggcccctctcggtgaacacccggaacccattcgtcactcctggtacactgccggaattgcccaaagctttccggtgaccaaatgaaaccatcctatatatcaatcttcgtttccggaccattccggaaaccctcatgacatccgtgatctcatcgggactccgaacaacattcgtaaccacacatataactcaactatactaaaacatcgtcggaccttaagtgtgcagaccatgcgggttcgagaactatgtagacatgacccgaggcactcctcagtcaatatccaatagcgggacctggatgcccatattggatcctacatattatccaaagatcttatcggttgaaccttagtgtcaaggattcatataatcccgtatgtcattgcctttgtccttcggtatgttacttgcccgagatttgatcgtcggtatccgcatacctatttcaatctcgttaccgacaagtctctttactcgttccgtaatacaagatcccgtgacttacacttagtcacattacttgcaaggcttgtgtgtgttgttgtattatcgagtgggccccgagatacctctctgtcacacggagtgacaaatcccagtcttgatccatactaactcaacggacaccttcggagatacctgtagagcacctttatagtcacccagttacgttgcaacgtttgatgcacacaaggtattccttcggtgccagtgagttatatgatctcatggtcataggaataaatacttgacacgcagaaaacaatagcaataaaatgacacgatcaatatgctacattcgtagtttgggtctagtccatcacacgattctcctaatgatgtgatccagttatcaagcaataacacttgcacatagtcagaaaaaccttgactatccttgatcaactggctagccaactagaggcttgctagggacattgttttgtctatgtatccacacatgtatctatgttttcattcaatacaattatagcatggataataaacgattatctttgtaacaggaaatataataataactatttatcattgcctctagggcatatttccaacagtgcgcCCTACAAGTCATttgggcacggccagggggtggtcgcgccctgttggcttgtggcccaaagGCAGctaccctccggtggatcttcgctacaaaattcattatatatccccaaaataattttaaaaaagtttcgtccaattccgggaacttttatttctgcacaaaaataacagcaagccaattctgctcaaaacaacgtaagtccgggttagttccattcaaatcgtgcaaattagagtccaaaaccagagcaaaagtatttggaaaagtagatatgtcggAGATGtatcacaagccaacagggcgtgcccaCCTCCCTCGACGCGCCCTGGtgtggcttgggaccacctcgtaGTTGCCCTAGCCTCCCTATTCTGCTATAATATGTGTTTTGACCTAGTAAAAAAATAAGGATATACTTTTGAGAAGAAGTGTCGCCGTCTCTAGGTGGAAACCTAGGCacatgcccttttgctctccggtagaGCGATTCTGTCGGGGAAACCTTCCTCTAGGATGGGgaattgaagccatcgtcatcaccaatgcttcctccttcgtgggaggatcaatcttcatccacatcttcaccagcaccatcccaTATCAAACTataattcatctcttgtactcaattttTGTCTTAAAACCTCAGGTTGAtacttgtgggttactagtagtgttgattacgtcttgtagttgatgctagttggtttacttggtggaagataatgtGTTTAGACCCTTTTATcatattcattatacctctgatcttgaatacggtgatgatttgtgagtagttacttttgttcttgaggacatgggggaagtcttgttataagtaatcatgtgaagttggtattcgttcgatattttgatgatatgtatgttgttgcttctctcagTGGTGTCGTGTGgacgtcaactacatgacacttcaccatgttatgggcctaagggaaggcattgtggaataataagtagatgatgggtcgctagagtggcagaagcttaaaccctagtttatgtgtaatttcataaggggctgatttggatccacatgtttcatgctatggttatatttatcttaattatttcatagttgcggatgcttgcgagagtgggtaatcataagtggattGATTGTTCAAGTAAAAACAACACCCTagaaccagtccacccacataccaaattatcaaagtaataaacgtgaatcaactcaacatgatgaacattactaggcggaaattcccatgtgtcctcgggagcgctttgcttcaTATAAGAATACTTTCAAggctgtcctttgctacaaaaaggattggtccaTCTTGCTGCATACCTTTTACCATTGTTATttatcacttgttatgaattatcttgctacacaaCTATCCATCACTGTTACTTATAGCGCttggagagaataccttgctgaaaactgcctaTCATTTCCttcggctcctcgttgggttcgacactcttacttatcgaaaggactgcgattgatcccctatacttgtgggtcatcatgcactTGAAGTCTAACAGAACCACAATCAAACTCATATAGGGGAACACATTGACATAATCAACCTGTTCGTTGACATATTGAATATATTTCACCTCAAATTTATCTGGTTAGCTAACATGGGGTTGGCTCGTTGCATTGGTGGATTGGACTTCAACTTTTTGCTCAACAATTGGTAGCATGCTTTTAATCGGGCTCATATCATCTAACAATGTTTGGTTCATGTCAACATGAAAGAGATGACATTTGACTTTAGTGACAAACACTTCGAGTGATTTGACTTCCGAGGATGCAACAACCTCCTTATATGCGCCCCATTGCAAATTTGACTTGATAGGCACCATCTTCATTCGACACGTGTGTCTCGTCCCAACATCATATCTTCCTACTAATTAAACTTCGTCACGTGGATCCTTCCAATTTAACCTAATCCGTGTTTGTTCCACGGCCTCATCATAACTAGGACTTGTAAGAAATTTCAACACTTCTTCATCCTTGTCAACAATCTCGACATTCATAAATGTTGCCTTGTCAATGAACATCCATAATCCTCTCcatctaaaaaaacaaaaaacagcaaTGACAAATGTACCATATGGCATAGAAAACAAGTTAGATCAATTTCTAATACTAACACTAACCCTAAATCCTAACATTAACCCTAACCTTAACTAAAACCTAAGCCCATCCACATCATAATCCACCACTATTTGACCAACCCTAAGCCCATACTCATTACCGAACATCGCAaacatcatattatttaagggagaATCTTCATAATTAGGGTAGGAGCACATGAACAAATTCATTCAAATACACAAATTCAACCATTCAAAACTTAGGagatgaagaaggatacctcaaggGAAGGAAAGTCACCACATCCACAAACAAATGCCACAGATTTAAAAGGATTTGAAGGAGGATTGAGTAAAGGAGACAATGGGGAAGAGGGCCTGACATCGGGGTGGCCAATGAGGAGGAAGagtatggtggtggtggtggtgggaggGGTGCGTTTGAGTGGTGGGAGGGAGCCCCACCAAGGCCCCGCAACCACTTATACCTATTCACGACAGAAACACCATGATCCTTGCATGTGTGGAAATGCCTAGTGATTCGACGTTGTAGCTGCCTCGTAGATAGACGACGTCAGATGAGCTTGATGATGAGCCAGGGTAGAAACGTCGTGCGGTTTGACATTTTTATGTAGGACAAAAACACCAGGAATATGACATGTCTAAAAAGAATTAAATCATGAAATAATTTTCAAGAGAGATTATTTCGCGCTGAAGATTTATCACAAAGTCAAAAGAGTGATTTTGGCCTAAAatcttgaccacgatgtcattTCCAGTTTTccacctctccacctcgcccggaACAAGATacccaattttttatttttcccgcTCAAACAACCGCCTCGATCCATTTCCCGTTCCTCCTCCGAAGCCGCCCCCAACCCACGCCGACGCGGAGCCATCGACCAtccatggccgccgccgcctcctactTCTCCGGCACGGCGCTGATGCCGTCGGAGCGCGCGGGGGCACCCGACTACTCCGCCGCCGGTGCGGCCACCCCTTCCCCCTCCAAGGTTCGTCCCGCGACCCTCTCGTGGTACCAGCCCTCCCGCGCGTCGTCCCCGCCTCCCCCGAGCGCTAACTCCGTCCATCTGCGTGTCCTACGCAGTCTCGCAACCCCCGCTACTCCGGCTGCGTCCCCTCCACCGTCCTCCACATCTCCCGCTCCCTCGCCGCGTCGGCTGCGGAccacggcggtggcggcggcgacccCGTCTTCTCCATCGACGGCGTCGAGACCAGCAACGTGAGCCCCCTTCGCGCCCTCAGAACGTCTCCTGGCCTCTGTATCTGCTTGGCTTCGCTTAATTTTGTGTTCGTCTGGAAACCCCCAAACTCGTGCGCGCAGGTTAGGGTTTTGGGGAGGGTGGTGAGCATGTCGAGCAGGGAGACCGACGTGTCCTTCACGCTCGACGACGGCACTGGGAAGATCGATCTCGTGCGGTGGTGAGTTGCGATTTTTTCACCCCTTCATGTTTCAACTTTCAACTAGATTCGGTACTGCTGATGTGGTGTGGTGTGGTTGACGATTTCGTGGTATCGTAGGATCAATGACGAGACAGATGCTCGAGACGCGGCTTTCATCCAGTATGTGATGTGTGATATGCTCTGATATGTGTTCAGTTTTAGCTGTTTGGAAGTGTTCTGATATCCTAGCATGTTTGTCCGGCCTGTGTTTATGAAGGCATGGAGTGTACGTCAGGGTCCATGTGAACATCATGGGATTTCAAGCTCAGAAGCATGGATTTGCTCGATCTATCCGGTAAGGGAACTGGATTCCTTTAGTGTTGATGTGCTGTGCTGGTACTCATTTATTCGTTGTAGTAGCAAAGCTTTTGGTTGCTTCAATTTTCCTATCTGAGCCATCTGAATGTTACTGATCTGGTTTGCGAAGTATTGAAACTAAAATCTGCAGCTGTGTTGTTTCCTTAGTGCAATTCACTGGAACTTAACATTTGCCTGGTTGTTCAAACTGTGTTCTGCTTGTCTTCGTTATTTGTCCACCTCCACACCAAGTTTTGTTTTGTTTCAAGATATTGACTGTTTCaaaattatatgtggatgatgtACTTAAATCTTGGAGATGTTTTTGTGACTATAACATTTAAATGGAACAATGTCTGGTTTGTAATGTATTTATGATTAGTGAAATAGTGAGTCTGTGCGAATTAAACATCCTTTGAGGGAAAATGTGTGAGATACCGAGCATAAATGTTTACATCCTGGGCTTTACTTGTCTATGTATTAGTGCACATATTGCTCTCTTTTTAAATCTTCATTGAAGATTTTCAATCCTCAGAATAGTTATCTCTGTGTCCGTTTGTTCTAACTAGGTCTCTTATACATAACTTCATGGATGACTTTGGCTGAAATTATCATTGTTAAGTTACCGTAGTTTGTGGAAAGTAACACTAATTTTACCTTTGGTTCTCTATTTGGTAATTTCATCTGTGCTTTGGCTAACATGTCCATGGAATGTGAATCTCAATACTAAGGTTCACCAGTCATGTTATGTtgttttttcgagaaaacgcaaagacTTTGCGTTTCATTGCATTGAAAAGATTGTGGTAACTGAATGATGCATACTGTCAGTAATATTGTTCTGATTATGTATCCAGTGGTTCTTCTGCGTCTTTTCCTTCTAAGATATTCATTTTATAAAATCTGAAGTGTACTGCAATCTGAACTACTGGACATATCACAAAAGCTGGAAACTGAAATAGTCGATACTTGATACCTGCTTTGCTGACTGTCCTATATTTCCACTTTCCATGGTTAAAACCCCGTGAAGTAACTGTTCTGTGGACAGCTTATGATTGTAATTTTAGTTTATGAATATCTGAGGAAATTATATGTTGTTAATTTCTGTTCTGGGAGATATTATGCTTCCACCGGTTATTGTTTACTAAAACTCCTTACTTTATTCTAAATCTAATTCTATTAAGCTTCTTGTATTTCTAGTCCAATTACCAATTTCAATGAAGTAGTGCTGCATTTCATCGAATGCATGCACGTGCACATGGAAAATACTCAGACGAAGGTACAGAAAGCAAATATCTATATTTCAGACAGTGTTCTAGTACTAATTTGATATGAGAGACGCCATTCATGATCATTCTGTTTCCATTTTAAAGATGCAAGGGCAACTCCCTCCAGCTGTTCAAACAAACGCCTATACTCATGTGCCTTATTCTGGTGGAGTGAGAGAACAGCAAGTCCATTTTACTCCTCAAGTAAACCAACGGCAACTCCCACCTGCAGTTCGAACAAGTGCATCTACTTATGGGCCTTTTACTGGTGGTGCTAGAGAACATCAAGTTCATTTTACTCCTCAAGTAAATCATGGACAATTTCCCCTCAGAGTTCAAACAAATACACCTACTCATGGTCCTTTCTCCAGCGGAGTGAGGGACCATCAAGTTCAGCCTGCTCCTCGACCTCAAATAAACCAAGTATGGAATTTTATGATAATTCAGTTTCATGAATTCCTTGGTAAAGGAAAAGTGCACGTCTATAATTTTGTTGGTATATTTGGTACTGTTTTTATTATCATGAGCTGCCGATTATATACTTGAGATAGCCAATTATCTGGTCTCTCCTGTAGCCTCTTTCTTTAATGCCTTCTGTTATATGTACCAACTTATACCCCTAACTTGCCTTGTCTGTAAGCCTCTTAACTTACTGTGAGATATTTTCTTGCGTAGTTTGCAGCTTACTCAGGCACTGGTGGACAACAGTATGATCTGCAAAGAATTGTTTTGGAAGTTCTGCAAGCACCTGATATCATGTAAGTTTAGTTTCTCTGGCAGAAGTGGTAAAAGGTTGCATAGCATTATGGAACTCTTAGCTTCTGTTGTAACTGTCTGCTTAGTTAGGTGTACCTATGTTCACATTTTCCAAATTCTAATCCTGACCGAAGTATAAGCTGGTGTCAGCCTTCCCTTTGTCACATTGTCAGTTTATTTTGTATATTCGTGGGTCTGGTATCTAGAATTGACCTTTTCCTGGTAAGTGGAATGATCCAGAAAGAGAAGAAATGCTTGTTATATTTTTTCCATTGCCTTTTATGTCCAATGGGTCCAATTGAATGTGGTGTTGTGCTGCTTCTGCTTGAGTAAAGAAAACTTGATTGGTCTATTAAAGCGGTGCCAAGTTGTGCTACAGTAGTCTAATTGTATTgataacacgaatatatcatggaaTGGTTCTAAACTCCTAATCATGCATAGGACAACAAGAGTACTTACTACACCTGGTTTTCTGTACAAGCAAATCATTTTTTACGTTCATTATTAGTACTATGTGTTGCGCTCCTTCAAGAAAATTATGTACCGTGAAGTTGTAACCAGGTTATGGAGAAGCAAAAGGGGTCTACTGATTGCATGATCCCTTTGTTTTAAGtgtttgaataaataattcaagtgAAAGGTTGAGCTATGGCTGGATACTTCGGCGGTTTTGTTGTTTGAGGCATTCTGATACTTAATGGATCCCCGTGtaacttttcatggcaatgaattCCACTTACACATTGCAGCATTGGGCATCCTTGCCTCAATGTAGTATGCATCTGATGTCTTGCCTAAAAATCAGGAGCTCTTTTCTAATAATAGACCTGAAGCAGTGAAGCTGCTTCAACAACCAGGCTGCTTCAGATCAGTATTGAATTGAAGAAAGTTTATTTGGGAGATTCGTACTGACTATTGTTTCCCGCAGATCCCTTGAAAATGGCGTACATGTCAATGAAGTGGCTAGAAGAACTGG harbors:
- the LOC123409112 gene encoding replication protein A 32 kDa subunit C-like, encoding MAAAASYFSGTALMPSERAGAPDYSAAGAATPSPSKSRNPRYSGCVPSTVLHISRSLAASAADHGGGGGDPVFSIDGVETSNVRVLGRVVSMSSRETDVSFTLDDGTGKIDLVRWINDETDARDAAFIQHGVYVRVHVNIMGFQAQKHGFARSIRPITNFNEVVLHFIECMHVHMENTQTKMQGQLPPAVQTNAYTHVPYSGGVREQQVHFTPQVNQRQLPPAVRTSASTYGPFTGGAREHQVHFTPQVNHGQFPLRVQTNTPTHGPFSSGVRDHQVQPAPRPQINQFAAYSGTGGQQYDLQRIVLEVLQAPDIISLENGVHVNEVARRTGAPKTNIMEVINLLADAGFICWTIDDYHVKSVCNG